CGGTCGTCACGCTCGCCCTCGCCCACGCCGACAGCGCCCGCCTCACCCACGGCGCCCTGATCTGGGTCCTCGGCCTCCCCCTCCTCCTCCACCTCCCCTTCGCCCGGTACGACGTCCAGACCACCGCCCTCGCCGTACTCGCCCTCCTGGCCCTCGGTACCCGCGCCACCGCCACCCGCCGGCTCGGCGGGGCGCTCGCCGGGATCGGCGCCATGGTCAAGGTGTGGCCGGCGCTCGCCCTGATCGGCACGCCCCGGGGCCGTACCACCCGCGAGGCCTGGACCGCCGCCGCCGTCACCGCCCTCGCGCTCCTCGCCACCCTCGCCCTGTTCTTCTCCGACGCGCTGGGCTTCCTGCGCCAGCAGGGCAGCCGCGGCATCCAGATCGAGTCCCTGTGGGGCACGGCCCTCGCGGCGGCCCGCGCGAGCGGCATCTGGCCGGGCCGGATCGAGTTCCGCTACGGGGCCTACGAGTACGTCGGCCCGTACGTCTCCAGCCTCGGGCACCTCGCCCTGCTGCTCACCGTCATCGCCTTCGGCTGGCTCCTCCTGTGGCGCCTCCAGGCCCGCCGCTGGACCGACGCCACCCCGTTCGACGCGGCCCTCGCCGCCGTCCTGCTCTTCACCGTCACCAGCCGGGTGATCAGCCCCCAGTACATGATCTGGCTGCTCGGCCTCGCCGCCGTCTGCATGACCTCCCGGGCGACCGTGATGCGCCCGGTCGCCCTGCTGCTCCTCCCGGCGGCCGCCCTCAGCTCCCTCGCGTACCCCGTCCTCTACGACGACGTCGTCACCGGCACCACCACCGGCCTGGCCGTCATGGTGCTCCGCAACGCCCTGCTGCTCGCAGCGGCCCTGCTCGCCGCCCGCCGCCTGTGGACCTCGACGACCGGAGGGCCGCCCGACGCCTGAACCCACCCCACCGGAAAGGGAATTCGACAAGATCCACCGTGTCGTAGTCTCGTCCGGCAAGCGCTGCCGACTCCTGCGCGGCGGCGACACCCGGAGCAGGGGAGGCTCACATCGGTACCGGCGTCGACGACGTGCTCACGCCCCTCGGACCCGACGACCCGCGGGACGTCGCCGGATACCGGCTGGTCGCCCGGCTCGGCGCGGGCGGCATGGGCACCGTCTACCTCTCGCACACGCGCGGCGGCCAGCCCGTCGCCCTGAAACTGATCCTGCGCGAGCACGGCCAGGACCCCGAGTTCCGGCGGCGCTTCGAGCAGGAGGTGCGGGCCGCCCGCCGGGTGCGGGGGTACCACCTGGTGCCCGTCGTCGACCACGACACCTCGGGCGCCTCCCCCTGGCTGGCCTCCGCCTTCGTCCCCGGCATCGCGCTGCACGAGGCGCTCGGCGCCTTCGGGGCACTGCCGCCGGCGACCGTCTTCCCGCTCGTCGGCTGCGCGGCCCGGGCCCTGACCTCGATCCACGCGGCCGGGGTCGTCCACCGCGACCTGAAGCCGAGCAACATCATGCTCGCCCCCGACGGCCCGTACGTCATCGACTTCGGCATCGCCCGAGCCGCCGACGCCACCCAGATCACCCGCAGCGGGCGGATCATCGGCACCCCGCAGTACATGTCACCGGAGCAGGCCCTCGGCGAGCCGGTCACCCCGGCCTCCGACGTCTTCTCCCTCGGCCTGATCGCGGCGGTCGCCGCCACCGGACGCCATCCGTACGGCGACGGCGCGGCCTTCACCGTCGGCACCCGGATCGCCAACACCGCCCAGCGGCCCCCGGAACTCGACGGCTACCCGACGGAGCTGCGCCCGCTCCTGGAGCGCTGCCTGGCCGCCGACCCGGCGGCCAGGATCACCCCCGCCGAACTGACCGACTGGTGCGAGCGCGCCACGGGCCGCCCGCTCACGACGCTCGGCGACTGGCTGCCGGCCCCCGTGGCGGAGGCCGTCGACCGCCGCGTCCGTGCGGCCGCACAGCCGGCAGCCGGAGACACCCCTCCCCCACCGCCGTACGAGCCGACCCGCCCGGACACGCCTCCGCCACCGCCCCACGAGCCGACCCGCCCGGACACGCCTCCGCCACCGCCCCACGAGCCGACCCGCCCGGACGCGCCTCCGACCGGCACCCCCTACGCGCCGACCATGGACGCCCCGGCCCCGCCGCCACCGCCACGGTTCGGTCCGCCGACCGCGGCCCCCGCCCCAACCCAACGGCGGCAGGTCCGCATCGCGCTGGCCGTGACGGCGGCCGTCCTCGCGGTCGCCGGCGTCTGGGGCGTCGCCCAGAGCCTCGGCGACAGCGGCGACGGCGGGAACGACGCACGAGGAGGAGGCGGCAGACCCACCGCCACGGCCTCCACCACACCCTCCGCCAAGCCCTCCACCACCCCGTCCAGCGGCGGCGACGAAGGCACCCTCCTCTTCAAGGACCGTCCCTTCGCTCTCCGCGCCCCGGCGGAACCGGGAATCGCCATGGCCGA
The DNA window shown above is from Streptomyces vietnamensis and carries:
- a CDS encoding glycosyltransferase 87 family protein codes for the protein MTNDHPQPDPLRSPPRPTSEPPAPDRSGSEPSTPSRSGSEPPTLTGSPFDSDTFTSATFVRIGNGPYLALAVVWLLTRAGMLLLLVRDNLGIGGVAREVDLYQYWYGKFAEGTFPPGDVTWQYPPGAGLVIMSPGVLPWLTYFQAFVALTVLADAVVTLALAHADSARLTHGALIWVLGLPLLLHLPFARYDVQTTALAVLALLALGTRATATRRLGGALAGIGAMVKVWPALALIGTPRGRTTREAWTAAAVTALALLATLALFFSDALGFLRQQGSRGIQIESLWGTALAAARASGIWPGRIEFRYGAYEYVGPYVSSLGHLALLLTVIAFGWLLLWRLQARRWTDATPFDAALAAVLLFTVTSRVISPQYMIWLLGLAAVCMTSRATVMRPVALLLLPAAALSSLAYPVLYDDVVTGTTTGLAVMVLRNALLLAAALLAARRLWTSTTGGPPDA
- a CDS encoding serine/threonine-protein kinase translates to MLTPLGPDDPRDVAGYRLVARLGAGGMGTVYLSHTRGGQPVALKLILREHGQDPEFRRRFEQEVRAARRVRGYHLVPVVDHDTSGASPWLASAFVPGIALHEALGAFGALPPATVFPLVGCAARALTSIHAAGVVHRDLKPSNIMLAPDGPYVIDFGIARAADATQITRSGRIIGTPQYMSPEQALGEPVTPASDVFSLGLIAAVAATGRHPYGDGAAFTVGTRIANTAQRPPELDGYPTELRPLLERCLAADPAARITPAELTDWCERATGRPLTTLGDWLPAPVAEAVDRRVRAAAQPAAGDTPPPPPYEPTRPDTPPPPPHEPTRPDTPPPPPHEPTRPDAPPTGTPYAPTMDAPAPPPPPRFGPPTAAPAPTQRRQVRIALAVTAAVLAVAGVWGVAQSLGDSGDGGNDARGGGGRPTATASTTPSAKPSTTPSSGGDEGTLLFKDRPFALRAPAEPGIAMADLDIPAVDTSAKFNTPEAELVMSEVSGGRWEFPNGMGKSTGRTASECLEGARSNALPDKIDAKDLRTEIPVGTLLCGTTSDGRLALLEITRITQNAENDLPDYFAKLTVWKP